One genomic region from Stutzerimonas decontaminans encodes:
- a CDS encoding YkgJ family cysteine cluster protein, which yields MKTRLIASADPERLETWVRYSAGLCRDCHATCCTLPVEVRIGDLIRLELVDAFERDEPAKNIAKRLSKAGIVEHFNHKHEIFTLTRLTNGDCLYLDRKTRLCTVYAKRPDTCRNHPRIGPRPGYCAYRSKTQG from the coding sequence GTGAAGACAAGACTGATCGCCTCCGCCGACCCGGAACGCCTGGAAACCTGGGTGCGCTATAGCGCCGGCCTGTGCCGCGACTGCCATGCGACCTGCTGCACCCTGCCGGTCGAGGTGCGCATCGGCGACCTGATTCGCCTGGAACTGGTCGATGCCTTCGAGCGCGACGAGCCGGCGAAGAACATTGCCAAGCGCCTCAGCAAGGCGGGGATCGTCGAGCACTTCAACCACAAGCATGAAATCTTCACGCTGACGCGCCTGACCAATGGCGACTGCCTCTATCTGGACCGCAAGACCCGGCTCTGCACGGTCTATGCCAAGCGTCCGGACACCTGCCGCAACCACCCGCGCATCGGCCCGCGCCCGGGCTATTGCGCCTACCGCAGCAAAACTCAAGGCTGA
- a CDS encoding thioesterase domain-containing protein — MSRDSRYLEAILHHDIPLTRSLGLRVERWENHELRLQVPLQPNINHKSSMFGGSLYCAAVLAGWGWLHLRLREAGIEDGHIVIHEGKIEYPLPVVDDAMAICSAPTPEAWERFESIYRRRGRSRLELQSRILAADGRDAVRFTGQFVLHK, encoded by the coding sequence ATGAGCCGCGATAGCCGCTACCTGGAAGCCATCCTCCACCACGACATTCCGCTGACCCGCTCGCTGGGACTGCGTGTCGAGCGCTGGGAAAACCACGAGTTGCGCCTGCAGGTACCGCTGCAGCCGAACATCAATCACAAGAGCAGCATGTTTGGCGGCAGTCTGTACTGCGCTGCCGTGCTGGCGGGTTGGGGTTGGCTGCATCTGCGACTGCGTGAAGCCGGCATCGAGGATGGGCACATCGTCATTCACGAAGGCAAGATCGAGTACCCGCTACCGGTAGTCGACGACGCCATGGCCATCTGCTCCGCGCCGACTCCCGAAGCCTGGGAGCGTTTCGAGTCGATCTATCGCCGCCGTGGCCGTTCGCGCCTGGAACTCCAAAGCCGCATCCTCGCCGCCGACGGGCGTGACGCTGTGCGTTTCACCGGCCAGTTCGTTCTGCACAAATAG
- the cysQ gene encoding 3'(2'),5'-bisphosphate nucleotidase CysQ: protein MSHPYLSSVIDLVRQAGDAILPHWRSELTVQAKADESPVTVADMAAHQVLVDGLRALDSAIPVLSEEDCDLPFAERASWTRWWLVDPLDGTKEFIAGSEEFTVNVALIEEGKVRFGVVGIPASGRCYYGGEEFGAWRSEANGAAEPLRVRQCPADVFTVVASRRHSSPAQEQLLSRLSERFGELALANVGSSLKFCLLAEGAADCYPRLAPTSQWDTAAAQGVLEGAGGEVLDVSGAALRYEARESYLNPFFLALPRGVDWREWLIELANRG, encoded by the coding sequence ATGAGCCATCCTTATTTGTCATCGGTCATCGACCTGGTGCGCCAGGCCGGTGATGCGATCCTGCCGCACTGGCGCAGCGAGCTGACGGTACAGGCCAAGGCCGACGAGTCGCCAGTGACGGTCGCCGATATGGCCGCGCATCAGGTTCTGGTGGACGGGCTCAGGGCATTGGACAGCGCCATTCCGGTGCTCTCGGAAGAGGATTGCGACCTTCCGTTTGCCGAGCGCGCCAGCTGGACGCGCTGGTGGCTGGTCGATCCGCTGGATGGCACCAAGGAATTCATCGCCGGCAGCGAGGAGTTCACCGTCAACGTCGCGCTGATTGAAGAGGGCAAGGTGCGCTTCGGCGTGGTCGGCATTCCGGCATCCGGGCGCTGCTACTACGGTGGCGAGGAGTTCGGTGCCTGGCGCAGCGAGGCGAACGGCGCGGCTGAGCCTCTGCGTGTGCGCCAGTGCCCCGCGGATGTGTTCACTGTGGTCGCCAGTCGACGCCACAGCAGTCCGGCGCAGGAACAGTTGCTAAGTCGCCTGAGCGAGCGTTTCGGCGAACTGGCGCTGGCCAACGTGGGTAGTTCGCTTAAGTTCTGCCTGCTGGCTGAAGGCGCTGCGGATTGCTATCCGCGCCTGGCTCCGACCTCGCAGTGGGATACGGCTGCAGCGCAGGGAGTGCTGGAAGGTGCCGGTGGCGAGGTGCTGGATGTCAGCGGTGCGGCGCTGCGCTATGAAGCGCGGGAAAGCTATCTGAACCCGTTTTTCCTGGCCCTGCCCAGAGGTGTCGACTGGCGCGAGTGGCTGATCGAGCTGGCCAACCGAGGCTGA
- the nudE gene encoding ADP compounds hydrolase NudE, which produces MRQKPTVLAREIVASSRLFRVEELQLRFSNGVERTYERLVGKGSGYGAVMIVALADAENALLVEEYCGGTDSYELSLPKGLIEPGEDVLEAANRELKEEAGFGARRLELLTELSLSPGYMSQKIQVVLARDLYPEQLPGDEPEPMRLDKVSLHELSSLIQHPQFSEGRALAALYLAKDLLTQRGEFGR; this is translated from the coding sequence ATGCGCCAGAAACCCACTGTACTTGCCCGTGAGATCGTTGCCAGCAGCCGGCTGTTCCGTGTCGAGGAGCTGCAGCTACGCTTTTCCAATGGTGTCGAGCGCACCTACGAGCGCCTGGTCGGCAAGGGCAGCGGTTATGGCGCGGTGATGATCGTGGCGCTGGCCGACGCGGAGAACGCCCTACTGGTCGAGGAGTACTGCGGTGGTACCGACAGTTACGAACTGTCGCTGCCCAAGGGATTGATCGAGCCGGGTGAAGACGTGCTCGAAGCGGCCAACCGCGAGCTCAAGGAAGAGGCTGGTTTCGGTGCGCGCCGTCTTGAGCTGCTCACCGAGCTGTCATTGTCGCCGGGCTACATGAGCCAGAAGATTCAGGTGGTCCTGGCGCGTGATCTGTATCCCGAGCAACTGCCCGGCGACGAGCCCGAGCCGATGCGTCTCGACAAGGTGAGCCTGCACGAACTGTCCAGCCTGATTCAGCATCCACAGTTCAGCGAAGGTCGCGCACTGGCCGCGCTTTATCTGGCCAAAGATCTTTTGACCCAACGTGGGGAGTTCGGCCGATGA
- the yrfG gene encoding GMP/IMP nucleotidase codes for MTAHLPWSDIDTVLLDMDGTLLDLHFDNHFWLELLPQRYAELHGISRTMAELELAPLFNEHVGKLTWYCLDYWSRELNLPIREMKREIAELIALRPSADEFLAALRQAGKRVVLITNAHRDSLSLKLEKVELAPWFDRLISSHDYGYPKEEPQFWHALRQDLDFDPTRALFIDDSLPILRSARAFGIAHLLAVREPDSRRAPKDTEEFAAVGDYLDLVSNLRGEPA; via the coding sequence ATGACTGCCCACCTGCCCTGGTCCGACATCGATACCGTCCTGCTCGACATGGATGGCACCCTGCTTGATCTGCACTTCGACAATCACTTCTGGCTCGAGCTGCTGCCGCAACGCTACGCCGAACTGCATGGCATCAGCCGCACCATGGCCGAGCTGGAGCTGGCGCCGCTGTTCAACGAACACGTCGGCAAGCTCACCTGGTACTGCCTGGATTACTGGAGCCGCGAACTGAACCTGCCAATCCGCGAGATGAAGCGCGAGATCGCCGAGCTGATTGCCCTGCGTCCCTCCGCCGACGAATTCCTCGCAGCATTGCGCCAGGCCGGCAAGCGCGTGGTGCTGATCACCAACGCGCACCGCGACTCACTCTCGCTCAAGCTCGAGAAAGTCGAGCTGGCGCCCTGGTTCGATCGCTTGATCAGCTCGCATGACTATGGCTACCCCAAAGAGGAGCCGCAGTTCTGGCATGCACTGCGTCAGGATCTGGACTTCGATCCGACACGCGCACTTTTCATCGACGATAGCCTGCCGATCCTGCGCAGCGCGCGCGCCTTCGGCATTGCCCATCTGCTGGCGGTGCGCGAGCCGGACAGCCGACGCGCGCCCAAGGACACCGAGGAATTCGCCGCGGTTGGCGATTACCTGGATCTGGTAAGCAATCTACGTGGCGAGCCAGCGTGA